In Roseicyclus marinus, the genomic window TGGTGAAACGGTTGAGCGGCGGGGGAGATGGCGATGCGTGAGATTGTTCTGGATACCGAGACCACGGGTCTGGACCCTTTCGACACGCCCGCGCACCGGATCGTGGAAATCGGGGCGGTCGAATTGTGGAACCAGGTTCCGACCGGCAACACCTATCATCAATACATCAACCCCGAGCGCGACATGCCCGCCGAAGCCTTTGCCGTGCATGGAATCGGGGAGGAATTCCTGGCCGACAAGCCGCGTTTTGCGCAGATCGCCCGGGCCTTTGTCGATTTCATCGGGGATGCGAAACTGGTGATCCACAATGCCAGTTTCGACATGAAATTCCTGAATGCGGAGCTGGAATGGTGCGGCTTTTCGCCCCTGCCAAGCGATCGGGCCGTCGATACGCTGATGATCGCGCGGCGAAAGTTTCCGGGCTCGCCCGCATCGCTCGATGCGCTGTGTCGCCGGTTCGGGATCGACAATTCCAACCGCACGCTGCACGGCGCGCTGCTCGATTCCGAGATCCTGGCGGATGTTTACCTGGAATTGACGGGGGGCCGTCAGCCCGATTTCGCCCTGTCGGCGCAGGGTGGGCAGGGCCATTCCCAGACACGGGCGGATGGGACCGATTGGCGTCCACGTCCACGGCCCACGCCCCTGCCCTCGCGGGTGAGCGAGGAAGACCGCGCCGCCCATGCCGTTTTCGTGGCGGAGCTGGGCGGCGGCGCGATCTGGTCGCGGTTCGACTGACCTTGGATCAGGCGTCGGCCTTGCGCGGGGTCGCGGCGGCGCGCTGGGCGAGCTGCTGACGATACAGCGCAAGGAAATCGATGGAATCGAGGTTCAGGGGCGGATAGCCGCCATCGCGCGTCACGTCCGAGACGATCCGGCGCACGAAGGGAAAGAGCATCCGGGGGCATTCGATCAAGAGAAACGGGTGCAGCTGTTCGTTGGCCACGTTCTCGACCTTGAAGATGCCGCCGTAGTCCATTTCCATCAGGAAGATGGGTTGGGGCGTTTCTTCGCGGGTGCGGCTCTCGATCTTGAGCTTCATGATGACGTCGTATTGATCCTCGGCCTCGCGCTTGCGG contains:
- the dnaQ gene encoding DNA polymerase III subunit epsilon, giving the protein MREIVLDTETTGLDPFDTPAHRIVEIGAVELWNQVPTGNTYHQYINPERDMPAEAFAVHGIGEEFLADKPRFAQIARAFVDFIGDAKLVIHNASFDMKFLNAELEWCGFSPLPSDRAVDTLMIARRKFPGSPASLDALCRRFGIDNSNRTLHGALLDSEILADVYLELTGGRQPDFALSAQGGQGHSQTRADGTDWRPRPRPTPLPSRVSEEDRAAHAVFVAELGGGAIWSRFD
- the secB gene encoding protein-export chaperone SecB; its protein translation is MTETNGGSNPAQPEGQAAQPVLPKMQVLGQFVRDMSFENIAAQKALNAAVQPDIQVQVALDARKREAEDQYDVIMKLKIESRTREETPQPIFLMEMDYGGIFKVENVANEQLHPFLLIECPRMLFPFVRRIVSDVTRDGGYPPLNLDSIDFLALYRQQLAQRAAATPRKADA